The Rhizobium leguminosarum genome includes a window with the following:
- the proV gene encoding glycine betaine/L-proline ABC transporter ATP-binding protein ProV: MNSATEKDAPTQSATTKISLKNIYKVFGEHPKKAFALLRAGKTKSEIHAATGCSIGVNDASFDIRAGEIFVIMGLSGSGKSTLLRLLNRLIEPSSGSIEIDGRDITGMSRSELIALRRRDISMVFQSVALLPNRTVLNNAAFGLEVAGVGEAGRKQKALAALKAVGLDGYADSRPDQLSGGMKQRVGLARALASEPTILLMDEAFSALDPLIRTEMQDELVRLQSEHSRTIVFVSHDLDEAMRIGDRICIMQNGNVVQVGTPDEIVTQPANDYVRSFFRNVDVAHVFKAGDVARKSQVTIIEREGVSAAAALERMKNYDREYAIILGRDKTYHGMISQTSLIEKMRAKAADPYRGAFLTEIQAIPASEPLSNVLGKVAASPWPVPVVCDRNRYIGSISKSALLETLDRAS, encoded by the coding sequence ACCAAGATCAGCCTCAAGAACATCTACAAAGTCTTCGGCGAGCATCCGAAAAAAGCCTTCGCACTACTGCGGGCCGGAAAGACCAAGTCTGAAATTCATGCAGCAACGGGCTGCTCGATCGGCGTCAACGACGCCAGTTTCGATATTCGTGCCGGCGAGATATTCGTGATCATGGGCCTGTCGGGCTCCGGCAAATCAACGCTGCTGCGCCTTCTCAACCGACTGATCGAACCGAGTTCCGGATCGATCGAGATTGATGGCCGCGACATCACCGGCATGTCGCGCAGCGAGCTGATCGCGCTTCGCCGCCGCGACATCAGCATGGTCTTCCAATCCGTTGCACTGCTGCCGAACCGCACGGTCCTCAACAACGCCGCCTTCGGTCTCGAAGTCGCCGGTGTCGGCGAGGCCGGCCGCAAGCAGAAGGCACTGGCGGCGCTGAAGGCCGTCGGCCTCGATGGCTATGCCGACAGCCGCCCGGACCAGCTCTCCGGTGGCATGAAGCAGCGCGTCGGCCTTGCCCGCGCACTGGCCAGCGAGCCGACGATCCTGCTGATGGACGAAGCCTTCTCGGCCCTCGACCCGCTGATCCGCACGGAAATGCAGGACGAACTGGTTCGCCTGCAGTCGGAACACAGCCGCACCATCGTTTTCGTCAGCCACGATCTCGACGAGGCGATGCGCATCGGCGACCGGATCTGCATCATGCAGAACGGCAATGTCGTGCAGGTCGGCACGCCCGACGAAATCGTCACCCAGCCGGCCAACGACTATGTTCGCTCGTTCTTCCGCAATGTCGATGTCGCCCATGTCTTCAAGGCCGGCGATGTTGCCCGCAAGTCGCAGGTGACGATCATCGAGCGCGAAGGCGTGTCCGCTGCCGCAGCGCTTGAGCGGATGAAGAACTACGATCGTGAATACGCGATCATCCTCGGCCGCGACAAGACCTATCACGGCATGATCAGCCAAACTTCGCTGATCGAGAAGATGCGGGCCAAGGCAGCCGACCCCTATCGCGGCGCTTTCCTGACCGAGATCCAGGCCATTCCGGCTTCCGAGCCTTTGTCGAACGTGCTCGGCAAGGTCGCCGCCAGCCCATGGCCGGTACCCGTCGTCTGCGATCGCAACCGCTATATCGGCTCCATCAGCAAGTCGGCGCTGCTCGAAACGCTCGACCGCGCCAGCTGA